One genomic segment of Ascaphus truei isolate aAscTru1 chromosome 23, aAscTru1.hap1, whole genome shotgun sequence includes these proteins:
- the LOC142473009 gene encoding amine oxidase [copper-containing] 3-like, protein MNLKAVLILLALALATILALVCVLLSGSAKSDQDCGSQPQRGHLRKQAGQQQQQKSSDHSLVFADLDPKEFSAVVEYLQKNLGVELVNAAEANPSENCIYYIDVKYPSKREVLDYLDKGASKPTREALAVIFFGNQRDPNITELVVGPLPSPSYHKDITLEKYKDKLPYYRRPVIGKEYVEAYNLVYHKEFATAPHFLRDVFGYDGTNFAALTTVPRGFKSGDRSTWFVLFHNVSGSCFALHPVGLEILIDHKSLDVTKWKVSKVFYIGVYYSNMADLEEQYNAGKVKVVKMNKVLPEDDIGSMNPKVPPIHGAPIQYEPSGARYSVNRNQVNFLSWSFTFGINVNAGLRLFDIRFNDERIVYELSSQEAIAIYGSNTPGGMITRYMDGSFGIGRFSHELVRGVDCPYLATYVDTHYLMESQTPETTKNAICIFEHNSGVPLRRHYSNMHSLYYGGLASTVLVVRAVSTLINYDYVWDFIFYQNGAIEAKMHATGYISSSFYFADGLDYGSRVGEHTLGTLHTHFINYKVDMDVGGTANSILTQDMQFNPLNVPWQPDTKIQRPKVVRQVLETENQAAFPLDGKTPRYVHFTSNRTNKWGHPRSYRIQIVSFAGEFLPEESPIEEAMGWARYKLAVTKRKDGEQESSSIYNQNDPWSPSVKFSDFINDENIKEEDLVAWITAGFLHIPHAEDLPNTATPGNSVGFFLRPYNYFDVDPSIFSPDGVYFQSGQDYTTCKVNQLACLSTTASCSPKISPFTYEGFRNVVNL, encoded by the exons ATGAACCTTAAGGCAGTCCTCATACTCTTGGCTCTGGCACTAGCCACTATCTTGGCTTTGGTGTGTGTTCTTCTGTCCGGGTCAGCCAAGTCTGACCAGGACTGTGGTTCTCAACCACAACGTGGGCATCTCAGGAAGCAggctgggcagcagcagcagcagaagtcaAGCGACCATAGCTTGGTGTTTGCTGATCTGGACCCAAAAGAGTTCTCCGCCGTTGTTGAGTATCTGCAGAAGAACCTTGGCGTGGAGCTGGTCAACGCAGCTGAAGCAAACCCATCGGAAAACTGCATCTACTACATTGATGTCAAGTATCCTTCAAAACGAGAGGTACTGGATTATTTAGATAAAGGTGCCTCCAAGCCTACCCGAGAGGCGTTGGCCGTGATTTTCTTTGGAAACCAAAGAGATCCCAACATTACAGAATTGGTGGTGGGTCCTCTCCCCAGCCCATCCTACCACAAAGACATCACGTTGGAGAAGTACAAAGACAAGCTGCCCTATTACCGAAGACCTGTGATTGGGAAGGAGTACGTGGAGGCTTACAACTTGGTCTATCATAAGGAGTTTGCAACGGCACCACATTTTTTAAGGGATGTTTTTGGCTACGACGGGACCAACTTTGCAGCCCTTACGACAGTCCCCAGGGGCTTCAAGTCGGGGGATAGGAGCACTTGGTTTGTACTGTTCCATAATGTGAGTGGCAGCTGTTTTGCTCTACATCCAGTGGGACTGGAGATACTTATTGACCACAAAAGTCTGGACGTCACCAAGTGGAAAGTTTCCAAAGTGTTCTACATCGGCGTCTACTACTCTAACATGGCAGATCTAGAGGAACAGTATAACGCGGGGAAGGTTAAAGTGGTCAAAATGAACAAGGTCTTACCAGAAGATGACATTGGCTCCATGAATCCAAAAGTCCCTCCAATACATGGAGCACCCATCCAGTATGAACCCAGCGGCGCCCGTTACAGTGTCAACAGAAACCAGGTCAACTTCCTGTCCTGGAGCTTCACCTTCGGGATAAATGTGAACGCGGGCCTGCGTCTCTTTGATATCCGGTTTAATGATGAACGCATCGTCTATGAACTGAGCTCTCAAGAGGCCATCGCCATCTATGGCTCCAACACTCCCGGTGGGATGATCACTAGATACATGGATGGAAGCTTTGGAATCGGGAGGTTCTCACATGAGCTGGTCAGGGGAGTCGATTGTCCTTATTTAGCCACGTATGTGGATACTCACTACCTAATGGAATCTCAAACCCCAGAGACGACCAAGAACGCCATATGCATTTTTGAACACAACTCTGGGGTGCCTCTTCGGCGTCACTATTCCAACATGCACTCCCTGTATTACGGGGGGCTGGCCAGCACTGTCCTGGTGGTCAGAGCCGTGTCCACTCTTATTAATTATGACTATGTTTGGGATTTTATCTTCTACCAAAATGGGGCCATCGAAGCCAAGATGCACGCCACAGGCTATATCAGCTCCTCGTTCTACTTTGCCGATGGTCTGGACTACGGCTCGAGAGTTGGGGAGCACACGCTGGGGACCCTTCACACCCACTTTATCAACTACAAGGTGGATATGGATGTTGGCG GTACCGCAAATTCCATCCTGACCCAAGACATGCAGTTTAACCCATTAAACGTCCCCTGGCAGCCGGACACCAAGATACAAAGGCCTAAGGTGGTCCGTCAGGTGCTGGAGACGGAGAACCAGGCGGCGTTTCCCCTGGACGGAAAGACCCCCCGCTACGTCCACTTCACCAGCAACCGCACCAACAAGTGGGGCCACCCGCGCTCCTACAGGATCCAGATCGTCAGCTTCGCGGGCGAGTTTTTGCCGGAGGAAAGTCCCATCGAAGAAGCAATGGGGTGGGCCAG GTACAAGCTGGCAGTGACCAAGCGCAAAGACGGCGAACAGGAGAGCAGCTCCATCTACAATCAGAACGACCCGTGGAGCCCAAGCGTGAAGTTCTCCGACTTCATCAATGACGAGAACATCAAAGAAGAG GATCTCGTAGCCTGGATCACAGCTGGTTTCCTGCACATCCCCCACGCCGAAGACCTCCCCAACACGGCCACTCCAGGGAACAGCGTCGGGTTCTTCCTCCGGCCCTACAACTACTTCGACGTCGACCCTTCCATCTTCTCCCCAGACGGGGTGTATTTCCAAAGCGGCCAAGACTACACCACGTGCAAGGTCAACCAACTGGCTTGCTTGTCTACGACGGCCTCCTGCTCACCCAAGATCTCCCCTTTTACCTACGAGGGGTTCCGCAACGTGGTGAACTTATGA